A stretch of Pseudolysobacter antarcticus DNA encodes these proteins:
- the rimI gene encoding ribosomal protein S18-alanine N-acetyltransferase produces MRPMRAEDVDAVSAIEQKSYDYPWTSAIFRDCLRAAYDCWVLVQSGEIVGYGILAAAAGEAHVLNVCVARDAQGEGHGKHLMRRLIDLARWHHASRIFLEVRPSNTRAIALYFNLGFNEIGNRPNYYPAKQGREDAIVMALELFHDAE; encoded by the coding sequence ATGCGTCCCATGCGCGCGGAAGACGTAGATGCCGTCAGCGCGATCGAGCAGAAATCCTACGATTACCCGTGGACCAGTGCGATTTTTCGGGACTGCCTGCGCGCCGCTTACGACTGCTGGGTGCTGGTGCAATCCGGCGAAATCGTCGGCTACGGCATCCTTGCCGCGGCGGCGGGCGAAGCGCATGTGCTGAACGTTTGTGTGGCGCGCGATGCGCAGGGCGAAGGCCACGGCAAACATCTGATGCGACGCCTGATCGACCTCGCGCGCTGGCATCATGCCTCGCGGATTTTTCTCGAAGTGCGACCGTCGAATACGCGTGCGATCGCGCTGTATTTCAACCTCGGTTTCAACGAGATCGGCAACCGTCCGAATTATTATCCGGCCAAGCAAGGCCGCGAAGACGCGATCGTCATGGCGCTGGAATTATTCCACGACGCCGAGTAA
- a CDS encoding DNA polymerase III subunit chi, giving the protein MPRADFYLIAKPRFLDEPLLLVCELVKRAYASGQPTLVLTRSLEQAEQLDEKLWEFDEDAFIPHQLAGDDDDDMTAVLIVPPTLASADRNLVINLRDECAPGLFERVLEVVAADPAEREGSRKRWRTYQQAGFELKKFDM; this is encoded by the coding sequence ATGCCACGCGCCGATTTTTACCTGATCGCCAAACCGCGTTTTCTCGACGAGCCGCTGCTGCTCGTCTGCGAGCTGGTCAAGCGCGCGTATGCGAGCGGTCAGCCGACGCTGGTTCTGACACGTTCGCTGGAACAGGCCGAACAGCTCGACGAAAAACTCTGGGAGTTCGACGAGGACGCATTCATCCCGCACCAGCTTGCCGGCGACGATGACGACGACATGACCGCGGTGTTGATCGTGCCGCCGACCTTGGCCAGCGCCGACCGCAATCTGGTGATCAATCTGCGCGACGAATGTGCGCCCGGGTTGTTCGAGCGTGTACTTGAAGTCGTCGCCGCCGATCCGGCCGAACGCGAAGGTTCGCGCAAGCGCTGGCGCACCTATCAGCAGGCCGGATTCGAGCTGAAGAAATTCGATATGTAG
- a CDS encoding MlaE family ABC transporter permease — protein MAEPAETIAGPLERLGRSTVGALAGIGYAGMLLLESIYFTAVGWRQGQPVRWRAIAEQMRQVGVDALPIVTLLALVIGIMLGIQFIAALSAFGAQSQVVVAVAKSVTREFGALITSILVAGRSGSSLAARIGSMMVSQEVDALAVIGIEPVRYLVAPALIALLIMLPALTLFADVVAICGAAMYSSPALNITPTAYLLQTVALTDPGDLWQGLAKSAVFAILITLIGVSTGFSVSGGAEGVGRATTRAVVLSISYIIVADMIFSFFLNR, from the coding sequence GTGGCTGAACCCGCTGAAACCATCGCCGGCCCGCTGGAGCGTCTAGGACGCAGCACGGTTGGTGCGCTTGCGGGCATCGGTTACGCCGGCATGTTGTTGCTCGAAAGTATTTATTTCACCGCGGTCGGCTGGCGCCAGGGCCAGCCCGTACGCTGGCGCGCGATCGCCGAACAGATGCGCCAAGTCGGCGTCGATGCACTGCCGATCGTGACCCTGCTCGCACTCGTGATCGGCATCATGCTCGGCATCCAGTTCATCGCCGCGCTGTCGGCATTCGGCGCGCAATCGCAGGTGGTCGTGGCCGTGGCGAAATCGGTCACGCGCGAATTCGGTGCGCTGATCACGAGCATTCTTGTGGCCGGACGTTCGGGCTCGTCGCTCGCCGCGCGCATCGGCTCGATGATGGTGTCGCAGGAAGTCGACGCGCTCGCCGTGATCGGCATCGAGCCGGTGCGTTATCTGGTCGCGCCCGCATTGATCGCATTGTTGATCATGCTGCCGGCGCTGACCTTGTTCGCCGATGTCGTCGCGATCTGCGGCGCGGCCATGTACAGCTCGCCCGCGCTGAACATCACACCGACCGCGTATCTATTGCAGACCGTCGCGCTGACCGATCCCGGCGATCTGTGGCAAGGCCTGGCCAAGAGCGCGGTGTTCGCCATACTCATCACCTTGATCGGTGTCAGCACCGGATTTTCCGTCAGCGGCGGCGCCGAAGGCGTGGGCCGCGCCACCACGCGCGCGGTGGTGTTGTCGATCAGCTATATCATTGTCGCCGACATGATTTTTTCGTTTTTCTTGAATCGATAA
- a CDS encoding STAS domain-containing protein encodes MNNAVSRETHDEYVLVRLSGEVDLSWSQQVRQEVLAALEQSNAVAVELSEVSYIDSSGIAALVEGFQNARGKSQQFVLIAVSTAVRAVLELARLDRVFLLFPDLETARRG; translated from the coding sequence ATGAATAATGCAGTCAGTCGCGAAACCCACGACGAATATGTGCTGGTGCGTTTGAGCGGCGAAGTTGACCTGTCGTGGTCGCAGCAAGTGCGCCAGGAAGTGCTCGCCGCACTCGAACAAAGCAATGCCGTTGCGGTGGAATTATCGGAGGTGAGTTATATCGATTCATCCGGTATTGCCGCGTTGGTCGAAGGTTTCCAGAACGCGCGCGGCAAGAGCCAGCAATTTGTCTTGATAGCAGTCAGCACTGCGGTACGCGCCGTGCTCGAACTGGCGCGGCTCGATCGTGTATTTTTGCTGTTCCCCGATTTGGAAACCGCACGCCGTGGCTGA
- a CDS encoding MlaD family protein, with the protein MKRDNVNYILVGAFVVLAFVVLLTALTMITGRGGASADYHTYYRNVTGLHYGAPVFYQGYRIGQVSDLTPERTAKGTRYKVTLAVQRDWAIPKDSVARLAATGLLSDVAVAIDEGPSAEKAPVGGELLGAESADIFTAMNALAAQLSDLTRSQITPLIQTLSQRVDSITGSIDKKTPEILDQTQALLTRLNTASDSVNDLLKPQNRAAVAGILGDIRGVSKELHTTQDLLNQALLQIGAIAQENRPGVKQSVDDLQTILSTLSSRIGSMTQHLDAASRNFDEFSHEIRKSPNRLLLAPKADKVEEDKQ; encoded by the coding sequence GTGAAGCGCGATAACGTCAATTACATCCTCGTCGGCGCGTTTGTCGTGCTCGCGTTTGTCGTGCTGCTGACCGCGCTGACGATGATCACCGGCCGCGGCGGTGCGAGCGCGGATTACCACACCTATTACCGCAACGTCACCGGCTTGCATTACGGCGCGCCGGTGTTCTATCAGGGTTATCGCATCGGCCAGGTCAGCGATCTCACGCCCGAACGCACGGCCAAAGGCACGCGTTACAAAGTCACGCTCGCGGTGCAGCGCGACTGGGCGATTCCGAAAGACAGCGTGGCGCGACTTGCCGCGACCGGTTTGCTTTCGGATGTCGCCGTTGCGATCGACGAAGGCCCGAGTGCGGAAAAAGCGCCGGTGGGTGGTGAACTGCTCGGCGCGGAAAGCGCGGACATTTTCACCGCGATGAATGCGCTCGCCGCGCAGCTCAGCGATCTCACGCGCAGCCAGATCACGCCACTGATCCAGACCTTGTCGCAACGCGTCGATTCGATCACGGGCAGCATCGATAAAAAGACGCCGGAAATTCTCGACCAAACCCAAGCGCTATTAACCCGACTCAACACGGCATCGGATTCGGTCAACGATCTACTCAAGCCGCAGAATCGCGCCGCGGTTGCCGGCATTCTCGGCGACATTCGTGGCGTCAGCAAAGAGCTACACACGACCCAGGATTTGCTGAATCAGGCGCTGCTGCAGATCGGCGCGATCGCGCAGGAAAATCGTCCGGGCGTGAAACAATCCGTTGATGACTTGCAGACGATTTTGTCGACCTTGTCCAGCCGCATCGGCAGCATGACCCAGCATCTGGATGCGGCGAGCCGCAACTTCGACGAATTCAGTCACGAAATCCGCAAGAGTCCGAATCGCCTGTTGCTGGCGCCAAAAGCGGACAAGGTCGAGGAAGACAAACAATGA
- a CDS encoding DNA polymerase III subunit psi codes for MLVETQRQQFLEAMGVDVYVLRSRIESPITSIDAIIDAEKTPASVAMQQPRLAIVCERADGNSHEVFERQAALILRALGVDATQIEWLFADAKQLEQTPPALNIWLVLGEHLARVLGQQLSTQQQNASVIAVALSLPNALRGAANKSAFWQALKPIARALRKLAASAPASPAQH; via the coding sequence ATGCTGGTTGAAACGCAACGCCAGCAATTCCTGGAAGCAATGGGCGTTGATGTCTATGTGTTGCGCTCGCGTATCGAGTCGCCGATCACGTCTATCGATGCCATTATCGACGCGGAAAAAACGCCGGCATCGGTCGCGATGCAGCAGCCCCGTCTCGCGATTGTGTGCGAACGTGCCGATGGAAATTCGCACGAAGTATTCGAGCGTCAGGCTGCGCTGATTTTGCGCGCGCTCGGTGTGGATGCAACGCAGATCGAATGGCTGTTTGCGGATGCGAAGCAGCTTGAACAAACGCCGCCCGCGCTCAATATCTGGCTCGTGCTTGGCGAGCATCTCGCGCGTGTGCTTGGTCAACAATTATCGACGCAGCAGCAAAATGCTTCGGTGATTGCAGTCGCATTGTCGTTGCCGAATGCGTTGCGTGGCGCTGCTAACAAAAGCGCTTTCTGGCAGGCCTTGAAACCGATCGCGCGGGCGCTGCGCAAGCTTGCCGCGAGCGCCCCGGCATCGCCCGCACAACACTGA
- a CDS encoding GIY-YIG nuclease family protein: MKNPCVYVLASARYGTLYIGVTSDLIKRICKHRNDAAEGFTKKYCVHALVWFEQHETMESAISREKALKSWRRDWKLNLIESQNPEWRDLYLDIIL; this comes from the coding sequence ATGAAAAATCCCTGCGTCTACGTTCTGGCGAGCGCGCGATACGGAACGCTCTATATCGGCGTGACCTCGGATCTGATCAAGCGAATCTGTAAACACCGAAACGATGCAGCAGAAGGTTTCACAAAGAAGTATTGCGTGCACGCTCTTGTCTGGTTCGAACAACACGAAACGATGGAGTCCGCCATATCGCGGGAAAAAGCGCTGAAATCCTGGCGGCGCGATTGGAAACTGAATTTGATAGAGTCGCAAAATCCCGAATGGCGCGATTTGTACCTCGACATCATTTTATAG
- a CDS encoding DUF6438 domain-containing protein, whose product MKIPLFDFAKVLAILMLVGVSQTSAATDAQITSRLQKVLEEGPVPTDESVARTAIPIDSISLERTPCYGLCPDYSITFNKDGYAFMEGRGNTAHNGKFHAEINLHDFIRLCQLVYVANFFNLRDSYSAGWTDDTTMILIVVAGKTKKRVSDYGDVGPAQVWAMGRAIDAISTTLEWKPAENPSIQQPKVSH is encoded by the coding sequence GTGAAAATACCTCTCTTCGACTTCGCCAAGGTGCTTGCCATCCTCATGTTAGTGGGCGTTTCGCAAACATCGGCTGCGACCGATGCACAGATTACTTCGCGATTGCAGAAAGTACTGGAAGAAGGCCCGGTTCCCACAGACGAGTCTGTTGCGCGCACTGCCATACCTATAGACAGTATTTCGCTGGAGCGAACCCCATGCTATGGCCTGTGCCCAGATTATTCGATCACGTTCAACAAGGACGGTTATGCGTTTATGGAAGGACGCGGAAATACAGCACATAACGGAAAATTCCATGCTGAGATTAATCTGCATGATTTCATCCGGCTATGCCAGCTCGTCTACGTGGCAAATTTTTTCAATCTGAGGGATAGCTACAGCGCGGGGTGGACTGACGATACCACCATGATCTTGATCGTCGTAGCAGGAAAAACTAAAAAACGCGTCTCGGATTATGGTGATGTGGGGCCAGCTCAAGTGTGGGCAATGGGGCGAGCTATCGATGCAATTTCTACGACCCTAGAATGGAAACCCGCCGAGAACCCTTCGATACAACAGCCGAAAGTATCGCACTGA
- a CDS encoding ATP-binding SpoIIE family protein phosphatase, whose protein sequence is MSVAPAAIIPAPGGDNDSRTLALLADLSQALAESIDLEQTLAESARRIALHMHAEAAAVFLLDKDKLHLECRACAGPVDVLGLRLAVGSGVVGRTLTENTGQIVNDTQHDPDVLHSIDKKTGFRTRSILSAPLATARGPIGVVEVINKRDGGEFDTHDLDILRLLAAPTALAVRNAHMALALVEQQRIKRELEMARRLQKSLLPKRRRGKFPLLGINLPANEISGDFYDYFDLPDGRIAFVIGDVSGKGLNAAFLMVRTASLLRWAGKDGLAPAEWLARVNVEVCSAVNEGMFVCALVGQYDPVTRHAVFASAGFPPALLYRNGVFEEFGADGPPLGILDDSSYEQREVALGQDSLYFFSDGATDVRDADRNTIGEAGLRTLIKRYTSLPPAARLRAVVAELQQLRLVDDTTVLLLEEPAPEQRSLLSFSLPARAENLYQLRVALRAALDENGIERNLRDKLVLAVDEAAANILRHAYRGTGQGEIIFKLTREADGLRFELSDQAPPVDVACIKPRDLGECRPGGLGVNFIDALMDEWFIETLPRRCGNRLTMRKKLTLNPGDKE, encoded by the coding sequence ATGAGCGTCGCGCCCGCCGCGATCATTCCGGCGCCGGGCGGCGACAACGATAGCCGCACGCTCGCCTTGCTCGCCGATTTGAGTCAGGCACTGGCCGAATCTATCGATCTCGAACAAACCCTAGCCGAGTCGGCGCGACGTATCGCCTTGCACATGCATGCCGAAGCGGCGGCGGTGTTTCTGCTCGACAAGGACAAGTTGCATCTCGAATGTCGCGCCTGTGCCGGCCCGGTCGATGTGCTTGGTCTGCGCTTGGCTGTTGGCAGCGGCGTGGTGGGGCGCACGCTCACTGAAAACACCGGGCAAATCGTCAACGACACCCAACACGATCCTGATGTGCTGCACAGCATCGACAAAAAAACTGGGTTCCGCACGCGTTCGATTCTCAGTGCGCCGCTGGCCACCGCGCGCGGCCCGATCGGTGTGGTCGAAGTCATCAACAAACGCGATGGCGGCGAGTTTGATACGCACGATCTGGATATTCTGCGACTGCTCGCTGCGCCGACTGCGCTGGCCGTGCGCAACGCGCATATGGCGCTTGCGCTGGTTGAGCAACAGCGCATCAAGCGCGAGCTCGAAATGGCGCGTCGCTTGCAAAAATCGCTGTTGCCCAAACGTCGCCGTGGAAAATTTCCATTGCTCGGCATCAATCTGCCGGCGAACGAAATCTCCGGCGATTTCTACGATTATTTCGATCTGCCGGATGGCCGTATCGCGTTTGTCATCGGCGATGTTTCCGGCAAGGGTTTGAACGCCGCGTTTTTGATGGTGCGCACCGCCAGCCTGCTGCGCTGGGCTGGCAAGGATGGGCTCGCGCCGGCGGAGTGGCTCGCGCGCGTGAATGTCGAGGTGTGCAGCGCCGTCAATGAAGGCATGTTCGTCTGCGCGCTGGTCGGGCAATACGATCCGGTCACGCGCCACGCGGTTTTTGCGAGCGCCGGATTTCCGCCCGCCTTGCTGTATCGCAATGGTGTTTTCGAGGAGTTCGGTGCCGATGGGCCGCCGCTCGGCATCCTCGATGACTCTTCTTACGAACAACGCGAAGTCGCGCTCGGTCAAGACAGCCTGTACTTTTTTTCCGACGGTGCCACCGACGTGCGTGACGCGGATCGCAACACGATCGGCGAAGCTGGCCTGCGCACCTTGATCAAGCGTTATACGAGCTTGCCGCCTGCCGCACGATTGCGCGCCGTCGTCGCGGAGCTGCAGCAACTGCGCCTGGTCGACGACACGACGGTATTGCTGCTCGAAGAGCCCGCACCTGAACAGCGTTCGCTGTTATCTTTCTCGCTGCCAGCGCGCGCAGAAAACCTTTATCAATTGCGCGTGGCATTGCGCGCCGCGCTCGATGAAAATGGCATCGAACGCAACCTGCGCGACAAGCTTGTGCTCGCGGTGGACGAAGCCGCGGCCAATATTCTGCGGCATGCCTATCGCGGCACGGGGCAGGGCGAGATCATTTTCAAGCTGACGCGTGAAGCCGACGGTTTGCGTTTTGAACTCAGCGATCAGGCACCGCCGGTCGACGTGGCCTGCATCAAGCCGCGCGATCTCGGTGAGTGCCGACCCGGTGGGCTCGGTGTGAATTTCATCGACGCATTGATGGACGAATGGTTCATCGAAACCCTGCCGCGGCGCTGCGGCAATCGCCTGACCATGCGCAAGAAACTGACGCTTAATCCCGGAGACAAAGAATGA
- a CDS encoding valine--tRNA ligase, translating into MEKTFEPKDIESKWYAAWEASGAFHASGHGDPYCILLPPPNVTGTLHMGHAFQQTIMDALIRYHRMRGFNTLWQGGTDHAGIATQKIVENQLAAQGKTRHDFSRAEFIERVWEWKEESGSTITNQMRRIGASVDWSRERFTMDEGLSTAVRRVFVQWYRDGLLYRGKRLVHWDPVLMTAVSDLEVNNEEKDGSMWSIRYPASDGGEGLVVATTRPETMLGDVAVAVHPEDDRYAHLVGKTLKLPLCDREIPVIADDYVDKDFGTGAVKITPAHDFNDWQMGVRHHLEPRVILTLDAKISDEAPEKYRGMDRFVARKAILADLDALGLLVETKKHKLQVPISQRSDAVIEPMLTDQWFLDLTTETLPEGRAKPAGSPGGRKLITEPALNAVKNGDIKFVPENWSTTYNQWLENIQDWCVSRQLWWGHRIPAWFDEAGNIFVGENEADARAHASTPPVGVMRQDDDVLDTWFSSALWPFSTMGWPSEQAVNEAGKPVANWAQDQAFLPSAVLVTGFDIIFFWVARMVMATQYFTSKVPFREVYINAIVRDAEGQKMSKSKGNTLDPLDLIDGIDLESLVKKSTASLLIPQVREKVEKRIRKEYPDGITAVGADALRFTFAALGTYGRTINFDLSRAEGYKNFCNKLWNAARFVLMNCENYVPPAATNAVVAAEVSPSGIPMIALVGTPQITPAAVTEAERWIIARLHHTLVEVHKQFAAYRFDLLAQAVYEFTWNEFCDWFLEFAKPALQGTAETGDATINASQQRAADSTRHTLLYVLETVLRTLHPLIPFVTEEIWHEIAPRLGIKGDTISLQPYPRAEEFAVDIDAENDIQWLKSVLLGIRSIRGEMNISPAKKITLLLANGDASDRVRCEKFAAQIAFLARAETPRWLSADEAEPAAAAALVGELRVLIPLAGLIDKEAEKIRILREIARVESEIGKCEAKLGKPSFVDNAPAAVVEQEKQRLADFSALLANLKEQLRRLGEL; encoded by the coding sequence ATGGAAAAGACCTTCGAGCCCAAAGATATCGAATCCAAGTGGTACGCCGCGTGGGAAGCCAGCGGTGCGTTTCACGCCTCCGGTCACGGCGATCCGTATTGCATACTGCTGCCGCCACCGAACGTCACCGGCACGTTGCACATGGGTCACGCGTTTCAGCAGACCATCATGGATGCGCTGATCCGTTATCACCGCATGCGCGGCTTCAATACGTTGTGGCAGGGTGGCACCGATCACGCCGGTATCGCGACGCAGAAAATCGTCGAAAACCAGCTCGCTGCTCAGGGGAAAACGCGTCACGATTTCTCGCGCGCTGAGTTCATCGAACGCGTGTGGGAATGGAAGGAAGAATCCGGCTCGACCATAACCAATCAGATGCGCCGTATCGGCGCGTCGGTGGATTGGTCGCGCGAACGTTTCACGATGGACGAAGGTTTGTCCACCGCCGTGCGCCGTGTGTTTGTGCAGTGGTATCGCGATGGTCTTTTGTATCGCGGCAAACGTCTCGTGCACTGGGATCCGGTGCTGATGACGGCGGTGTCCGACCTCGAAGTGAACAACGAGGAAAAAGATGGCTCGATGTGGTCGATTCGTTATCCGGCCAGCGACGGCGGTGAAGGTCTGGTGGTCGCCACCACGCGTCCGGAAACGATGCTTGGCGACGTCGCCGTGGCGGTGCATCCTGAAGATGACCGCTATGCGCATCTGGTCGGAAAGACGCTAAAACTGCCGTTGTGCGATCGCGAAATTCCGGTGATCGCGGACGATTATGTCGACAAAGATTTCGGCACCGGCGCGGTCAAGATTACGCCGGCGCACGATTTTAATGACTGGCAGATGGGCGTACGCCACCATCTCGAACCGCGCGTGATCCTGACGCTCGACGCAAAGATCAGCGATGAAGCGCCGGAGAAATATCGCGGCATGGATCGCTTTGTCGCACGCAAAGCCATCCTCGCCGATCTCGACGCACTCGGCCTGCTGGTCGAAACCAAAAAACACAAGCTGCAGGTTCCGATCAGCCAGCGCAGCGACGCTGTGATCGAACCGATGCTGACCGATCAATGGTTCCTCGATCTCACCACCGAGACGCTGCCGGAAGGTCGTGCCAAACCTGCGGGAAGTCCCGGCGGTCGCAAGCTCATTACCGAACCGGCACTCAACGCGGTCAAGAATGGCGATATCAAGTTCGTGCCGGAAAACTGGAGTACGACCTACAACCAGTGGCTCGAAAATATTCAAGACTGGTGCGTGAGCCGCCAGCTCTGGTGGGGCCATCGCATTCCGGCGTGGTTCGATGAAGCCGGCAATATTTTTGTCGGCGAAAACGAAGCCGATGCGCGCGCGCATGCAAGCACACCGCCGGTCGGTGTGATGCGTCAGGACGACGATGTGCTGGACACTTGGTTCAGCTCGGCGTTGTGGCCGTTCTCGACCATGGGCTGGCCATCCGAGCAGGCGGTCAACGAGGCCGGCAAGCCGGTTGCGAACTGGGCGCAGGATCAGGCTTTTCTGCCGAGCGCGGTACTTGTCACGGGTTTCGACATCATCTTTTTCTGGGTCGCGCGCATGGTCATGGCGACGCAGTATTTCACCAGCAAGGTGCCGTTTCGCGAGGTCTACATCAACGCCATCGTGCGTGATGCGGAAGGCCAGAAGATGTCGAAGTCGAAGGGCAATACGCTCGATCCGCTCGACCTGATCGATGGCATCGATCTCGAATCGCTCGTGAAAAAATCCACCGCATCACTGCTGATTCCGCAGGTGCGTGAGAAAGTTGAAAAACGCATCCGCAAGGAATACCCGGACGGCATTACCGCAGTCGGCGCCGACGCGCTGCGTTTTACTTTCGCTGCGCTCGGCACCTACGGGCGCACGATCAATTTCGACCTGAGCCGCGCTGAAGGCTACAAGAATTTCTGCAACAAGCTGTGGAATGCGGCGCGTTTTGTGCTGATGAATTGCGAGAATTATGTCCCGCCCGCAGCCACAAACGCGGTGGTCGCCGCGGAAGTTTCGCCATCGGGCATTCCGATGATTGCACTGGTCGGCACGCCGCAAATCACGCCGGCCGCGGTGACCGAAGCGGAGCGCTGGATCATCGCGCGCCTGCATCACACCCTCGTCGAAGTGCACAAGCAATTCGCCGCGTATCGATTCGACCTGCTCGCGCAAGCTGTATACGAATTTACGTGGAACGAGTTCTGCGACTGGTTTCTGGAATTCGCCAAACCGGCGCTGCAAGGCACTGCCGAAACCGGCGATGCAACGATCAATGCGAGCCAGCAGCGCGCCGCCGATTCGACGCGGCACACGCTGTTGTACGTGCTCGAAACCGTGTTGCGCACCCTGCATCCGTTGATCCCGTTCGTCACCGAGGAAATCTGGCACGAGATCGCACCGCGGCTAGGCATCAAGGGCGACACGATCTCGTTGCAACCGTATCCGCGCGCTGAAGAATTTGCCGTCGATATCGATGCGGAAAACGATATTCAGTGGCTCAAGAGTGTGCTGCTTGGCATCCGCAGCATTCGCGGCGAGATGAATATTTCTCCAGCGAAAAAAATCACGCTGCTGCTGGCCAATGGTGATGCCTCGGATCGTGTTCGCTGCGAAAAATTCGCTGCGCAGATTGCATTCCTCGCACGCGCCGAAACGCCGCGCTGGCTCAGTGCCGACGAAGCGGAACCTGCCGCGGCAGCAGCGCTGGTTGGCGAGTTGCGCGTGCTGATTCCGTTGGCCGGGCTGATCGACAAGGAAGCGGAAAAAATTCGCATCCTGCGCGAGATCGCGCGTGTCGAAAGCGAGATTGGAAAGTGCGAGGCGAAGCTCGGCAAACCGAGTTTCGTCGACAACGCACCAGCCGCGGTGGTCGAGCAGGAAAAACAGCGGCTCGCCGACTTCAGTGCATTGCTCGCCAATCTGAAAGAGCAACTACGACGGCTCGGCGAGTTGTAA
- a CDS encoding ABC-type transport auxiliary lipoprotein family protein, translating to MKILIVALLLLLGACSAPSVPDETYFRLPASTNNAAPNARPLFAQPLVVDVFSADGLYAEQALIYTTDAEAGTLRAYHYQLWADPPSRMLQRRLVDQLRDAKVAPLVTDRLPSGAKALRVSGLIRRFERVKQAQGFRVVVNLQMRLDAAGQPLLEQNYVEEIAVPLTTLDASVQAFGAAVDAIFKRFQADLAAIKVDSHAG from the coding sequence ATGAAAATTTTGATCGTCGCGCTGCTGTTATTGCTCGGCGCGTGCTCGGCGCCGAGCGTGCCGGACGAAACCTATTTTCGCCTGCCGGCATCGACCAATAACGCTGCGCCGAATGCGCGACCGCTGTTCGCGCAACCGTTGGTGGTGGACGTCTTCAGCGCCGACGGTTTGTATGCGGAACAGGCGCTGATCTACACCACCGATGCCGAGGCCGGCACCTTGCGCGCTTATCATTATCAGCTCTGGGCCGATCCGCCATCGCGCATGTTGCAGCGTCGGTTGGTCGATCAATTGCGTGATGCGAAAGTGGCGCCGCTGGTTACCGATCGCCTGCCTTCGGGCGCCAAGGCGTTGCGTGTCAGCGGCTTGATCCGGCGCTTTGAAAGAGTCAAACAAGCCCAGGGTTTTCGCGTCGTGGTGAATCTGCAGATGCGTCTTGATGCGGCCGGTCAACCATTGCTCGAACAGAATTATGTCGAGGAAATTGCCGTGCCGTTGACCACGCTCGATGCCAGTGTGCAGGCGTTCGGTGCGGCAGTCGATGCGATCTTCAAACGTTTCCAGGCCGACCTCGCCGCGATCAAGGTCGATAGCCATGCTGGTTGA
- a CDS encoding ABC transporter ATP-binding protein, with product MSPPLIEVENLEAWYGRRRILHDVDFSVNAGEIRVIMGGSGSGKSTLLRHLLGLHKPRGGNIRLLGVDIAKASPRELLDVRRKIGVSFQGGALLTSMTVGENVALPLREHTTLDEHTIRIMSRLKLEVVNLGGFQELMPSQLSGGMIKRAALARAIVMDPKLLFFDEPSAGLDPVVSAELDELILRLRDALRMTIVVVTHELDSAFKIADTITVLDEGSILMTGTVAEVRAAPNERIQDLLNRRPREIVVDADAYLRRLTEERA from the coding sequence ATGTCGCCACCACTCATCGAAGTAGAAAACCTCGAAGCCTGGTACGGCCGTCGACGCATTCTGCACGACGTCGATTTCAGCGTTAACGCGGGCGAGATTCGCGTCATCATGGGCGGTTCGGGCTCGGGTAAAAGTACCTTGTTGCGGCATCTGCTCGGGCTGCACAAACCACGCGGCGGCAATATCCGTTTGCTTGGCGTGGATATCGCCAAAGCGTCGCCGCGCGAGTTGCTCGACGTGCGGCGCAAGATCGGCGTGTCGTTCCAGGGCGGCGCGTTGCTCACTTCGATGACGGTTGGCGAAAACGTCGCGCTGCCGTTACGCGAGCACACCACGCTCGACGAACACACCATACGCATCATGTCGCGCCTCAAACTCGAAGTGGTCAACCTCGGCGGATTTCAGGAACTCATGCCGAGCCAGCTTTCCGGCGGCATGATCAAACGCGCGGCACTCGCTCGCGCGATTGTGATGGATCCGAAGCTGCTGTTTTTCGATGAGCCGTCGGCCGGGCTCGATCCGGTGGTATCGGCTGAACTCGACGAATTGATTTTGCGATTGCGCGATGCGCTGCGCATGACTATCGTGGTGGTGACGCACGAACTCGACAGCGCGTTCAAGATTGCGGATACGATAACGGTGCTCGATGAGGGATCGATCCTCATGACCGGCACGGTGGCCGAAGTGCGCGCCGCGCCGAACGAGCGGATTCAAGACTTGCTGAATCGGCGCCCGCGCGAAATCGTGGTGGATGCCGATGCCTACCTGCGACGCCTGACCGAGGAAAGAGCGTGA